From the Cystobacter ferrugineus genome, the window GGGTTGAACTCCGTGCCCAGCACCCGCCAGCCCCGCTTCCGGGCGGCGAGCAGGAAGGAGCCATCTCCGCAGCCCACGTCCAACAGCCGGCGTCCCGTCTCCCCCCCCGCCGCCCGCTGCACGAGCCGCAGCCGCCGGGCGTTGCACCAGGCGGCCGTCATCCCGTGCCGGCCACCATGGTAGGTGTCCCCGTAGTAGGGCTGGAGATCCTCGGGCTGGGGTCGCGTGTGCCCCAACCCACAGTCCTGGCACTCGTCGAGGGAGAAGATCTCGTGCGTGCGCGGATCCACCACCCGGGCGAAGCGGGTCCTCAACGGACCGCCACATCCCGCGCAGTTCACTGGCGCGACTCCGCCGCGGCCGGCGGCGCCAGCTTGCGCCCTTCCGGCGAGAGGAAGCGCGGATGGATCAGGCCCATCCGGGTCAGCCGCAACTGGGCCGCGGCCTCCAGCACGCCGAAGCCGTAGCGCACGCTCCGGGCGAAGCTGATGGAGGACGAGTCCGTCTCGTAGCGCGTGGGACAGCTCACCTCGCCGATGCGGAAGCCGAAGTGGATGGCCTGCACCAGCATCTGGTTGTCGAACACGAAGTCATCGTCGTTCTCCTCCAGTGGCAGGGTGAGCAGCACCTCGCGCGAGAAGGCCCGGTAGCCCGTGTGGTACTCGCTGAGGCGGTGGTCGACGAGGATGTTCTCCACGGCGGTGAGGACGCGGTTGGCCACGAACTTGTAGAGCGGCATGCCGCCCTGGAGCGCCGACTTGCCCAGGATGCGCGAGCCCAGCGCGATGTCGTAGACGCCGCTGCTGATGCACGAGGCCAGCGCGGGGATGAGCTTGGGCGTGTACTGGTAGTCGGGGTGGAGCATCACCACGATGTCCGCGCCCCGCTTGAGCGCCTCGGTGTAGCAGGTCTTCTGGTTGCCGCCGTAGCCCCGGTTCCTCGGATGGACGATGGTGTGCACGCCCAGCGAGCGCGCCACCTCCGCCGTGCGATCCTTGGAGCCGTCATCGACGAGGATGATGTCGTCGACGATGTCCTTGGGGATCTCGTCGTAGGTCTTCTGGACGGTGTGCTCAGCGTTGTACCCAGGCATCACGACACAGATCTTCTTGTTGTCGAGCATCGTTGTTCCTTTGGGCTGCGGGCCGAGGGGCGCTCCGAGACGGTCATCCCAGGCTCATCCCCGCTCTGGAGTCTTGGCGGCGCGGCGCTTCGAGGTGGGCGACGGAGTGGGCGCCGGAGGCTGTGCCTGGGCGGCGCGCAGGGCTTCCACCTCGGCGCGCAGCCGCACCACCTCGGCGGAGAGCTGCGCATAGGAGTCGCGCACATGCCCGTTGAAGACGCGCTGGCGGCCGAGCGTCTCGTTGATGAATACCTGGCACGTCTGGCGGAAGGCCCACTTGGCCACCAGCACGAACTGGCCCGCGCCGCCCCGGTGGGTGTGCGGGGGCAGCGGGCGGGTAGGGTCCGCGTGCTCCCCCAGCGCCTGGAGGTTGAAGGCGAGGGGATCCACCCGGGGCTCCACGCCGGAGGGGGGCACGCCCACGGACTCGGAGGAGGGCAGGCCGCGCGTGCGCAGGCGCTCCTCGATGCGCGCGATCAGCTCGCGCGCGGGGATGTCTCGTCCCAGCAGTTTCATCGGCTCTTCTCCCTGAGGATGCGCTCCATCTCTTCGCGGTAGGCGTCCACCACCTGGGGCCACGTGTGGCGCTCGGCATACGTCCGGGCCTTCTGGCTCAACCGGCCGCGTTGCTCGCCCACTTCCCGTAGCCCCGAGATGAAGGACTCGAGGTCCGTGTAGACGCGGCCCGCGCCACTGCGCTCCACCTGGCCCACCAGCACCTCCGAGTGCCCGTTGACCAGCACCGGCGTGCCCGAGGCGAAGGCCTCCAGCGTGAGCAGCGACAGGCTCTCGAAGCGCGAGGGCACCGTCACCGCCAGGGCCCCGGCCAGCGCGTCGTATTTCTCCTGCTCGCCCAGGCGGCCCACCGCGTGGACCCCCTCGCCGCGCAGCTCCATGTGTGCCTCGCCCGCGAGCACCAGATCCGGCGCGTCGTGGAAGCGCGCGCGCAGCTCCCGGTAGTGCGACAGCAGCTCGGGGATGCCCTTGCCGGCCTCCAACCGCCCCAGATAGAGCAGATAGGGGTTGTGCAGATCGTGGCGCTCCCGGAAGCGCTGGGGATTCACGTCCGCGGGCACCTCCACGCCCACGCCCACCACCCGCGCGCGGGCATGGCCCGGCCAGAC encodes:
- a CDS encoding glycosyltransferase family 2 protein; the protein is MLDNKKICVVMPGYNAEHTVQKTYDEIPKDIVDDIILVDDGSKDRTAEVARSLGVHTIVHPRNRGYGGNQKTCYTEALKRGADIVVMLHPDYQYTPKLIPALASCISSGVYDIALGSRILGKSALQGGMPLYKFVANRVLTAVENILVDHRLSEYHTGYRAFSREVLLTLPLEENDDDFVFDNQMLVQAIHFGFRIGEVSCPTRYETDSSSISFARSVRYGFGVLEAAAQLRLTRMGLIHPRFLSPEGRKLAPPAAAESRQ